One stretch of Archocentrus centrarchus isolate MPI-CPG fArcCen1 chromosome 5, fArcCen1, whole genome shotgun sequence DNA includes these proteins:
- the sys1 gene encoding protein SYS1 homolog has translation MASHFRSYIWDPVLIVCQIVLMQCIYYSFLGLWLAGVDSLVQSSRSLDQIFSYEALGFATMQGRLSMMAFILNSLTCALGLWFFIRRGKQCLDFTVTVHFFHMIGCWIYNAHLPAALSWWLVNIACMALMAVIGEYLCMRTELRAIPVNSGPKSNL, from the exons ATGGCCAGTCATTTCCGTAGCTACATCTGGGACCCGGTCCTCATCGTGTGTCAGATTGTGCTGATGCAGTGCATCTACTACAGCTTCTTGGGCCTGTGGTTGGCCGGAGTAGACAGCCTTGTGCAAAGTAGTCGGTCACTGGACCAGATCTTCAGCTATGAA GCCCTCGGTTTTGCAACCATGCAAGGCAGGCTCTCAATGATGGCATTCATCTTGAATTCTCTTACCTG CGCCCTCGGTCTGTGGTTCTTCATCCGCCGAGGGAAACAGTGCCTGGACTTCACTGTCACCGTGCACTTCTTCCACATGATTGGCTGCTGGATATATAACGCCCATCTTCCGGCTGCCCTTTCCTGGTGGCTCGTGAACATAGCCTGCATGGCATTGATGGCTGTGATTGGAGAGTACCTGTGCATGCGGACTGAGCTCAGGGCAATTCCAGTCAACAGTGGACCGAAATCTAACCTGTGA